The Brasilonema sennae CENA114 genome includes a region encoding these proteins:
- a CDS encoding translocation/assembly module TamB domain-containing protein: MTRSPNSENEQEPKNRRLWLLLLGRTSIVFGVILLAGIAGGVLWARNYVYKDLAPLVEKNLQQLVGRPVKIGAVERFSLSSLRFGSLSIPATPTDPDTVAAKAVEVEFSPLEVIFKRTLGLNVTLVQPNVYLEQDKQGRWVTTQIKTGEGKSVIQTELQTLKIQNGDVVLVPKSTPNTPKGSVALDQVSGTARFLPKNEGVTYDIGAQPTSGGTVKISGDTRLKSQQTNLKVQTQNFLASDVSRLIELPIVLEAGRVGADLTVQLQPDQQQPNKQEIAINGTAVANQVTAQVQKVPQKFINSNGKLTFQGQTITLENLSTNYGKVPTLVNGSLNTQTGFNISAQVKPVSAKNVLDSLKVNLPVPVAGEIQSNIQLQGSIQQPILSGTASNTKPIQVDRVVFKTISTGFRLSVSQTASTLAVSNLQIIPATGGQITGGGEIPLAANPQQGGAKFNIQAEGISADALATSYGFTPPTTIGNVSAKAAISGSPSGGKQPLVLDIASVQVTPPAGGQVTANGQVQLVPQGNVSLNVLAQNLPGNAIAQGYGVSVPFNIGGISANAKVSGSLGSGSLGKQPLQVNIASVEATPEIGGKITANGQVELAPKGRVSLNVLAQNLPGDAIAKAYKASPNFTIGNISANARTFGSLGNLQTVAQVQAPTATYPTTGQVVVNQQGNSIVLRDAVAKVAGSTIRARGQLTQGRWQAFVNAQQIQLSRFAQVPPQLQGGVLSSELNLSGTTASFQPSTIRASGQANLSGVAGGTVNVRNINLDNGRWQAFVNAQQIQLNRFAQVPPQLQKGVLNSQLNLSGTTASFQPSTIQASGQANLSGVAGGTVNVRNINLDNGRWQAAANISQVQLNRFSQQLQGRLNSNLQLAGTTESFALSNIRVAGQVGLSQGLSLLAQPITAQVQWNGQQIILQRATSPGLSANGVVAVQVPETGTPQVTGFNLNVQARNYNLQKASGNLPGKIALKGQLDFTGRVTGTPSAPLLGGNIRLENLNVNGLAFDPTLAGNVRYQGGQGGQLRLAGRQDQVAVDISPNNRPTSFLFKRGEAVATGRTEGDNLLVNVRSFPIALAEGFIPNNTLKPLAGQASANLTVNLNNYSAAGDVAIAEPRVGRVTADEFRGNISYANGAASLTNGQLQIGDSSIALSGNVQTGNNPQFKLQANFDQTKIQRLLEAFKVFDFGDFGGGLQGPQLAGSGVLQTKPVSLPDADLLTQLEFFSKIPTPVAQQQQQQNQPTTLPTLAELQGTLSGGIEVAGSLQSGLNASFNFEGNNWKWGEYSIKDVIARGTFANGIVTLLPLSVDLNPGLVAYSGQLGTEQLSGQVRVTNLPLSLAQPFIDKLPVDVTGNVSAVATLGGNSKDPSAIGELTLVDGTINQQPVQTGQLNFNYGNARLNFGSTLLLTGTEPVNLTGNIPFALPFASVQPDSDQIRINAKVQNEGLALLNLFTNQQVSWVDGLGEVNVDIQGTLKQPIINGVARVDNATIEAQALTEPLTNVTGTLQFNGDTLLVEGLQGQYNKGNVTAAGILPIFANQAAQQQAATNPLTVSVNNLNFKLQGLYEGGVTGDVVIGGTALSPNVGGKITLSDGQVVIGQSNTASTKPSGTKKTTDNAIKTFTIQQTQTGQATTPDSPTTTYGLEPENTQGNTAASATPPNLPITFNNLQLVLDKDVRVSTQPILGGFVPGGQLSPSILSFDAKGDLTINGSLAEPRPQGVIRLTGGQFNLFTTKFTLERGYEQTAEFTPSGKLDPDLDVRLVAIVSETSGGRGSRILSSPFSSEISISDDDEDKPGTLRTIRVRARATGPASRLSAGNLELTSEPNRSEGEIISLLGGSVINSFAQSDATTGIATLAGSTIFGSLQGSITAIGQAIGFSEFRISPTSVSKQSKNESVLGLTAEGVFDLSKNFSVSLSRVFLADESFRYNVIYRVNDDVLVRGSTSFSSDSDSRLQVDYETRF, encoded by the coding sequence ATGACGCGCTCTCCAAATTCAGAAAATGAACAAGAGCCTAAGAATCGTCGTTTGTGGCTCCTTCTGTTAGGACGTACTAGTATTGTTTTCGGAGTGATTTTATTAGCTGGAATTGCAGGTGGTGTTTTGTGGGCGAGGAACTATGTGTATAAAGATTTGGCACCATTAGTAGAAAAAAATCTTCAGCAACTGGTTGGAAGACCAGTGAAAATAGGAGCAGTTGAGCGATTTTCCCTTTCTAGCCTGAGATTTGGCTCGCTTTCAATACCAGCAACTCCCACAGATCCAGACACCGTTGCAGCAAAAGCTGTGGAAGTAGAGTTCTCCCCCTTGGAAGTTATCTTCAAACGGACATTGGGGTTAAATGTCACTTTAGTTCAACCTAATGTCTACCTTGAACAAGATAAGCAAGGGCGTTGGGTGACAACTCAAATTAAGACAGGAGAAGGAAAAAGTGTTATTCAAACTGAGTTGCAGACACTAAAAATTCAGAATGGGGATGTGGTGTTAGTGCCAAAATCAACACCAAATACACCCAAAGGTTCAGTTGCTTTAGATCAAGTGAGTGGAACTGCTCGATTTTTGCCGAAAAATGAAGGAGTTACCTATGACATTGGTGCTCAACCAACCAGCGGAGGGACAGTTAAAATAAGCGGAGACACACGACTGAAATCACAACAAACGAACCTCAAGGTACAAACGCAGAATTTTCTAGCATCTGATGTTAGTCGATTAATTGAGTTACCAATTGTTTTGGAAGCAGGTCGTGTGGGTGCTGACTTAACGGTACAATTACAGCCGGATCAGCAACAACCCAATAAGCAGGAAATAGCGATTAATGGAACGGCTGTTGCGAATCAAGTCACGGCTCAAGTTCAAAAGGTTCCCCAAAAGTTTATCAATTCCAATGGCAAATTAACCTTCCAAGGGCAGACAATTACTCTAGAAAATCTCAGCACGAACTATGGCAAAGTTCCGACTTTGGTCAATGGATCTCTCAATACTCAAACAGGTTTCAACATTTCAGCTCAGGTAAAGCCGGTTAGTGCGAAAAATGTTCTCGATTCGCTGAAAGTGAATTTACCCGTTCCGGTTGCTGGAGAAATACAATCAAACATTCAGTTGCAAGGATCAATTCAACAGCCAATTTTGAGCGGAACAGCAAGCAACACAAAACCCATTCAAGTTGACCGCGTTGTATTTAAGACTATTAGCACTGGCTTTCGTCTGAGTGTATCTCAAACTGCATCTACTCTTGCCGTTTCTAACCTGCAGATAATTCCTGCAACAGGTGGACAAATTACAGGTGGCGGTGAAATTCCACTCGCAGCTAATCCCCAACAAGGTGGAGCGAAATTTAACATTCAAGCTGAAGGGATTTCAGCAGATGCACTGGCAACTTCGTACGGCTTTACTCCCCCCACAACTATTGGTAATGTATCAGCGAAAGCTGCAATTTCTGGTTCACCAAGCGGTGGTAAACAACCTTTGGTGCTTGATATTGCCAGCGTTCAAGTGACGCCACCAGCCGGAGGACAAGTCACCGCAAACGGTCAAGTTCAACTTGTCCCTCAAGGTAACGTTTCGTTAAATGTTCTAGCTCAAAATTTACCAGGAAATGCGATCGCCCAAGGTTATGGCGTTTCAGTTCCCTTCAATATTGGTGGTATATCCGCCAACGCCAAAGTCTCTGGTTCTCTTGGTTCTGGTTCACTTGGTAAGCAGCCGTTACAAGTCAATATTGCCAGCGTTGAAGCCACGCCAGAAATCGGAGGCAAAATTACAGCAAACGGTCAAGTTGAGTTGGCACCAAAAGGCAGAGTTTCGTTAAATGTCCTAGCTCAAAATTTACCAGGTGATGCCATAGCCAAAGCTTACAAAGCTTCACCCAATTTTACCATTGGTAATATATCAGCAAACGCTAGGACTTTTGGTTCACTTGGCAATCTCCAAACAGTCGCACAGGTGCAAGCACCCACAGCCACTTATCCCACCACTGGGCAAGTTGTTGTAAATCAACAGGGTAATAGTATTGTCTTGCGAGATGCTGTTGCGAAAGTGGCAGGTAGTACAATTAGGGCGAGAGGTCAGCTAACACAAGGTCGCTGGCAAGCTTTTGTTAATGCACAGCAAATTCAATTGAGTCGTTTTGCACAGGTACCACCCCAGCTTCAAGGGGGAGTCTTAAGCAGTGAGTTGAATTTATCGGGAACCACCGCTTCCTTTCAACCGTCAACGATTCGAGCTTCTGGACAAGCAAACCTCAGTGGTGTGGCAGGAGGTACGGTTAACGTCAGAAATATTAATCTTGATAACGGTCGCTGGCAAGCTTTTGTTAATGCACAACAAATTCAATTAAACCGTTTTGCACAGGTACCACCCCAGCTTCAAAAGGGAGTCTTAAACAGTCAATTGAATTTATCGGGAACCACAGCTTCCTTTCAACCATCAACGATTCAAGCTTCTGGACAAGCAAACCTCAGTGGTGTGGCAGGAGGTACGGTTAACGTCAGAAATATTAATCTTGATAATGGTCGCTGGCAAGCAGCTGCTAATATTTCTCAAGTTCAACTCAACCGTTTCTCCCAACAACTGCAAGGACGACTTAATAGCAACTTACAGTTAGCAGGAACAACTGAATCTTTTGCGCTTTCAAATATTCGAGTTGCAGGACAAGTCGGCTTATCACAAGGGTTATCGCTGCTTGCACAACCAATCACAGCACAAGTTCAGTGGAATGGACAACAGATTATTCTTCAACGCGCAACTTCTCCCGGATTGAGTGCTAACGGTGTTGTTGCTGTTCAAGTACCAGAAACGGGTACACCTCAAGTGACTGGTTTCAATCTCAATGTCCAAGCGCGGAATTACAATCTCCAGAAAGCGAGCGGTAATCTTCCTGGTAAGATAGCGCTGAAAGGACAACTTGATTTTACAGGACGAGTCACAGGTACTCCAAGTGCACCATTGCTTGGTGGAAACATCCGGTTGGAAAATTTAAATGTCAATGGTTTAGCGTTTGACCCGACTTTAGCTGGAAACGTAAGATATCAGGGAGGACAAGGAGGACAATTGCGACTGGCAGGTAGGCAAGACCAAGTTGCAGTTGATATTAGTCCGAACAATCGCCCAACTTCATTTTTATTCAAACGTGGTGAGGCAGTTGCAACTGGTAGAACAGAGGGAGACAACTTGCTCGTTAATGTGCGAAGTTTTCCTATAGCTCTTGCTGAGGGATTCATTCCTAACAATACGTTAAAACCTCTAGCAGGACAAGCATCTGCCAATTTAACGGTTAATCTTAATAACTATAGCGCGGCGGGAGATGTGGCGATCGCCGAACCTCGCGTTGGTCGAGTCACAGCAGATGAATTTCGAGGTAACATCAGTTATGCTAATGGTGCTGCTAGCTTAACAAATGGTCAATTGCAAATCGGAGATAGCAGCATTGCCCTGAGTGGAAATGTGCAAACAGGAAACAACCCTCAATTTAAACTCCAAGCTAACTTTGACCAAACGAAAATCCAAAGACTCTTAGAAGCATTCAAAGTTTTTGACTTTGGGGATTTTGGTGGAGGGTTGCAAGGTCCACAATTGGCGGGTTCAGGAGTTTTGCAAACAAAGCCTGTTAGTTTGCCAGATGCAGATTTGCTCACACAGCTAGAGTTTTTCTCAAAAATTCCCACCCCAGTTGCACAACAGCAACAACAGCAAAATCAACCAACAACTTTGCCCACACTAGCAGAATTACAAGGTACTCTTAGTGGAGGAATTGAAGTTGCTGGTTCTTTACAGTCAGGGTTGAATGCTAGCTTTAATTTTGAGGGCAATAACTGGAAATGGGGTGAGTACTCAATAAAAGATGTCATAGCCAGAGGCACTTTTGCAAATGGTATTGTGACACTATTACCCTTGAGTGTGGACTTGAATCCAGGACTTGTAGCTTATTCCGGGCAGTTAGGAACAGAACAACTGTCCGGACAGGTGCGCGTGACAAATTTACCTTTATCACTTGCACAGCCTTTCATAGACAAATTACCAGTTGATGTTACAGGGAATGTGAGTGCTGTCGCTACATTGGGTGGTAATTCAAAAGACCCCAGCGCGATCGGAGAATTGACACTGGTGGATGGTACTATAAATCAACAGCCAGTGCAAACAGGGCAATTAAATTTCAACTATGGCAATGCTCGTTTGAATTTTGGTAGTACCTTGTTGTTAACTGGGACAGAACCTGTTAATCTTACAGGAAACATACCTTTTGCTTTGCCCTTCGCTTCAGTTCAACCAGATAGCGATCAAATCAGGATCAACGCCAAAGTGCAGAATGAAGGATTAGCTCTGTTAAACTTGTTTACCAATCAACAAGTCAGTTGGGTGGATGGTCTAGGGGAAGTTAATGTAGATATTCAAGGAACTTTAAAGCAGCCAATTATTAACGGAGTCGCCAGAGTCGATAATGCGACAATTGAAGCTCAAGCCTTAACCGAACCCTTGACAAATGTAACAGGAACGCTGCAATTTAATGGCGACACACTATTGGTTGAAGGTCTTCAAGGGCAATACAATAAAGGTAACGTGACTGCTGCGGGAATTCTGCCCATTTTTGCAAATCAAGCAGCACAGCAGCAAGCTGCAACAAATCCTCTGACTGTATCGGTGAACAATCTGAATTTCAAGCTTCAAGGGTTGTATGAAGGGGGTGTCACTGGTGATGTTGTCATTGGTGGAACAGCACTATCTCCTAATGTTGGTGGAAAAATTACCCTAAGTGATGGTCAAGTTGTGATTGGACAATCGAATACAGCGAGTACAAAACCATCAGGTACAAAAAAGACAACCGATAATGCAATAAAGACTTTCACCATCCAACAAACACAAACGGGACAAGCTACAACACCTGATAGTCCAACAACAACATATGGTCTTGAACCAGAAAATACACAAGGTAACACCGCAGCCAGTGCCACTCCACCAAATTTACCTATAACGTTTAATAATTTACAGCTTGTTCTAGATAAAGATGTTCGTGTCTCCACTCAGCCTATACTCGGCGGCTTTGTACCAGGAGGTCAACTGAGTCCTTCTATACTCAGCTTTGATGCAAAAGGTGATCTGACTATCAATGGTTCATTAGCCGAACCTCGTCCTCAAGGAGTTATTCGTCTGACGGGAGGACAATTTAACTTATTTACAACTAAGTTTACCTTAGAACGAGGTTATGAACAGACTGCGGAGTTTACGCCCAGTGGAAAACTCGACCCCGACTTAGATGTGCGGCTTGTGGCAATTGTATCGGAGACATCAGGGGGAAGAGGTAGTCGCATTTTGAGTTCTCCTTTTTCTAGCGAAATTAGTATTAGTGATGATGATGAAGATAAGCCTGGAACTTTACGTACCATTCGCGTTCGCGCCAGAGCAACAGGACCAGCGAGTCGATTGTCAGCTGGTAATCTAGAATTAACTAGCGAACCGAACCGCAGTGAGGGAGAAATTATTTCCCTATTAGGCGGTTCTGTTATTAATAGCTTCGCTCAATCAGACGCAACAACTGGAATTGCGACCCTCGCTGGTTCTACTATATTTGGTAGCTTACAAGGAAGTATTACTGCGATCGGACAGGCGATCGGCTTTAGTGAATTTCGTATCTCTCCTACCTCTGTTTCCAAGCAGAGCAAAAATGAATCAGTTCTCGGCTTGACAGCAGAAGGTGTATTTGATTTAAGTAAGAATTTCTCTGTTTCCCTATCACGGGTTTTCTTAGCCGATGAATCTTTCCGTTATAACGTTATCTATCGAGTCAATGATGATGTTCTTGTGCGAGGTTCAACTAGTTTCTCAAGCGACAGTGACAGTCGTTTGCAAGTTGATTATGAGACACGGTTTTAG
- a CDS encoding response regulator, which translates to MQSSGRRRILVVDDCELNLALLQTALEEEGYDVDTANNGNIALAKIEASPPDLVLSDVIMPKMNGYELARCIRQNEKLPFIPILLITGTQQMSSMQELDIWFDDFIRKPINLDRLLARIQACWN; encoded by the coding sequence ATGCAATCATCTGGGCGTCGTCGAATATTAGTAGTGGACGATTGTGAACTCAATCTGGCTTTGCTTCAAACTGCTTTAGAAGAAGAGGGCTACGACGTTGATACAGCCAACAATGGGAATATAGCTTTAGCAAAAATAGAGGCTTCGCCACCTGATTTAGTTTTGTCAGATGTGATCATGCCTAAAATGAACGGTTATGAGTTAGCCCGATGTATCCGCCAAAATGAGAAGTTACCTTTCATTCCTATTTTGCTGATTACAGGTACTCAACAGATGAGTAGTATGCAAGAGTTAGATATATGGTTTGATGATTTTATCCGTAAGCCCATCAATTTGGATAGATTGCTTGCACGCATTCAGGCGTGTTGGAACTAA
- the recR gene encoding recombination mediator RecR: MGDKTTVYARPLARLIEQLQRLPGVGPKTAQRLALHILKRPEAEVEALAQALIEAKKQVGLCSVCFHLSAEPVCEICRNPNRDNTTLCVIADSRDLIALEKTREFKGKYHVLGGVISPIEGIGPEQLTIQALVRRVSQHKPQEVILAISPSVEGETTTLYVGQLLKPFTKVTRIAFGLPVGGDLEYADEVTLARALEGRRELDY; this comes from the coding sequence ATTGGAGATAAGACAACGGTTTACGCACGCCCTCTAGCACGTTTAATTGAACAACTCCAACGCTTACCTGGAGTCGGTCCTAAAACTGCCCAGCGTCTGGCATTACATATTTTAAAGCGACCAGAAGCAGAAGTTGAGGCTCTGGCGCAAGCTTTGATTGAGGCAAAAAAACAAGTCGGTTTGTGTTCTGTTTGTTTTCACCTATCTGCTGAACCAGTTTGTGAAATTTGCCGCAACCCAAACCGTGACAACACGACTCTGTGTGTGATAGCAGATTCCCGTGACCTGATTGCCTTGGAAAAAACCCGTGAGTTCAAAGGCAAGTATCATGTCTTAGGTGGGGTGATTTCTCCAATTGAGGGCATTGGTCCAGAACAGTTGACTATCCAAGCTTTGGTGCGAAGGGTGAGTCAGCACAAGCCTCAAGAAGTGATTTTGGCAATTAGTCCAAGTGTGGAAGGTGAAACAACAACACTGTACGTTGGTCAATTACTAAAGCCATTTACCAAAGTGACGCGGATTGCTTTTGGTTTACCTGTGGGTGGGGATTTGGAGTACGCCGATGAGGTGACTTTGGCAAGAGCTTTGGAAGGTCGAAGAGAGTTAGATTATTAA
- a CDS encoding DUF4168 domain-containing protein, protein MFKQILTGSYIFVFLLVSSLSAHAQAPKPTSPSSSPSPQVPGTSQTKVSPEELQKFANSIKQLTAIKQGAVKQMADVINKSGLTQERFLEIYKSQQNPPEKLKRAMTSQEKQQYEKAFTSLKSIQEQADTNMQQVLQKEGLGLERFNQIQVAISQDPALQQKVQQMIRS, encoded by the coding sequence GTGTTTAAGCAAATTCTGACAGGTAGCTATATTTTTGTTTTTCTTCTTGTCAGCAGCCTGTCGGCTCATGCACAAGCACCAAAACCTACATCTCCATCTTCATCTCCATCCCCTCAAGTTCCAGGAACATCCCAAACCAAAGTTAGTCCAGAGGAACTTCAGAAATTTGCAAACTCCATAAAACAGCTCACAGCGATAAAGCAGGGAGCAGTTAAGCAGATGGCGGACGTTATAAATAAGTCTGGTCTGACTCAAGAACGATTTTTGGAAATATATAAATCACAGCAAAATCCCCCAGAGAAGCTAAAACGAGCAATGACATCACAAGAAAAACAACAATATGAAAAAGCTTTCACAAGTTTAAAGTCAATTCAGGAACAAGCTGATACAAACATGCAGCAAGTTTTGCAAAAGGAAGGGCTAGGGCTAGAACGTTTCAATCAAATTCAAGTAGCGATCAGCCAAGATCCGGCGCTTCAGCAAAAAGTGCAGCAAATGATTAGAAGCTAG
- a CDS encoding arsinothricin resistance N-acetyltransferase ArsN1 family B, which translates to MSSIIRFATEQDAEQVLEIYAPFCEYSPVSFEVQPPTLDEMQQRIAKVLEKLPWLVCERDGEVLGYVYATPHRDRTAYQWAVDVSVYIHDAVRRSGIGRALYTSLFKILVLQGYYSAYAGVTLPNTASERLHKLMGFQFIGIYQSVGYKCGAWHDVVWYELSLQPRRPNPKPPIDINVLHSTIKLEYALASGLSFLKLGVN; encoded by the coding sequence ATGTCATCCATCATCAGGTTTGCTACTGAACAGGATGCTGAGCAAGTTCTGGAAATTTACGCCCCTTTTTGCGAGTATTCACCTGTGTCTTTTGAAGTTCAACCACCAACTCTAGATGAAATGCAGCAGCGGATTGCAAAAGTCCTAGAGAAGTTGCCTTGGCTGGTGTGCGAACGTGATGGAGAAGTTCTAGGATATGTTTATGCTACACCTCATAGAGACCGAACTGCCTATCAGTGGGCTGTTGATGTATCTGTTTATATCCATGATGCAGTGCGTCGTTCCGGCATAGGACGAGCTTTATATACATCCCTGTTTAAAATTCTGGTACTTCAAGGTTACTACAGCGCCTACGCAGGTGTCACTCTCCCAAACACAGCCAGTGAAAGGCTTCATAAACTGATGGGATTCCAGTTCATAGGGATATATCAAAGTGTAGGATACAAGTGTGGTGCGTGGCATGATGTTGTGTGGTATGAGCTATCTCTGCAACCGCGAAGACCGAATCCCAAGCCTCCCATCGATATCAACGTATTACACAGTACCATTAAATTAGAATACGCTTTGGCAAGTGGATTATCTTTCCTCAAGCTTGGTGTCAATTAA
- the murJ gene encoding murein biosynthesis integral membrane protein MurJ, producing MTQEQKTSRSFAGIAGIIAVATLISKFFGLVREQAIAAAFGAGGVVDAYNFAYMIPSFLLILLGGVNGPFHSAIVSVLARRKQEEAAPLVETMTTLVGGLLLLVTIFLVIFAPNLIDLVAPGLDTVRDGAFIKESAIVQLRIMAPMAVLAGLIGIGFGTLNTANQYWLLSLSPLFSSIILILGLGVLALQLGSKISSPEYAILGGMVLAGGTLAGAFLQWLIQQIAQARAGLGTLRLRFNFKQPGVSDVLKIMGPATFSSGMLQINLYTDMYFASFIPSAPSGLRYSNILVQTPLGIISNIILLPLLPIFSRLAAPENWTELKLRIRQGFILTAFTMLPMGALMMALSDPIVRVVYERGAFNQTDSALVSSILVASGLGMFVYLGRDVLVRVFYALGDGQTPFRVSMINIIFNALLDWILFKPFGAPGLVLATVGVNFISLLMLLWLLDRRLDGLRWREWSLPILGLATASLVGGGASYGTLEVLQKFLGEDALQIQLVQISIAGLVGIGVFAVIVAMMKLPEIEIFVSRLRERFLRR from the coding sequence GTGACACAAGAACAAAAAACCTCTCGTTCTTTTGCCGGAATTGCTGGCATTATCGCCGTTGCTACGTTAATCAGCAAATTTTTTGGGCTGGTACGTGAACAAGCGATCGCCGCCGCTTTTGGTGCGGGGGGTGTTGTCGATGCTTATAACTTCGCTTACATGATCCCCAGTTTTCTGCTAATATTGCTAGGTGGGGTTAATGGACCATTCCATAGTGCGATCGTCAGCGTTCTAGCCAGGCGCAAGCAAGAAGAAGCTGCTCCCTTGGTGGAAACAATGACAACCCTTGTGGGTGGTTTGCTGCTTTTGGTAACGATTTTCCTGGTGATATTTGCTCCTAACTTGATTGACTTAGTAGCACCAGGTTTGGATACTGTTCGTGACGGAGCATTCATTAAAGAAAGCGCCATTGTGCAACTGCGGATAATGGCACCAATGGCAGTTTTAGCAGGACTGATTGGTATTGGTTTTGGGACTCTCAACACAGCGAATCAATACTGGCTACTTTCTCTGAGTCCTTTATTTTCCAGCATTATTCTAATTCTTGGTTTGGGTGTACTCGCTCTGCAACTAGGTAGCAAAATTAGCTCTCCTGAATATGCCATTTTAGGCGGAATGGTTTTAGCGGGGGGTACCTTAGCCGGAGCATTCCTGCAATGGTTGATCCAGCAAATTGCCCAAGCACGAGCAGGGTTAGGTACATTGCGCCTGCGATTTAATTTTAAGCAGCCAGGGGTGAGCGATGTACTTAAAATTATGGGACCAGCAACCTTTTCTTCTGGGATGTTGCAAATTAATCTGTATACAGATATGTATTTTGCATCGTTCATCCCCTCTGCTCCTTCTGGGTTGCGTTATTCCAATATCTTGGTGCAAACTCCTTTAGGAATTATTTCTAATATTATTTTGTTACCTTTATTACCAATATTTTCCCGACTAGCCGCACCGGAAAATTGGACAGAGTTAAAATTGCGAATTCGCCAAGGATTCATACTTACTGCCTTCACCATGCTACCAATGGGAGCGCTAATGATGGCGCTGTCTGACCCCATTGTACGAGTGGTTTATGAACGTGGTGCTTTCAACCAAACAGACTCAGCCCTGGTTTCCTCCATACTAGTTGCTTCTGGTTTGGGAATGTTCGTCTATTTGGGGCGAGATGTTTTGGTGCGCGTGTTTTATGCTTTGGGCGATGGTCAGACACCATTTCGCGTTAGTATGATTAACATCATATTCAACGCTTTGCTAGATTGGATTTTGTTTAAGCCTTTTGGTGCGCCGGGTTTGGTACTAGCAACAGTTGGAGTGAATTTCATCTCGCTATTAATGTTGTTATGGTTGCTTGATCGCAGGCTGGATGGTTTACGTTGGCGCGAGTGGAGTTTGCCAATTTTAGGTTTAGCTACTGCAAGCTTGGTAGGTGGAGGAGCAAGCTATGGCACTCTTGAGGTTTTGCAGAAGTTTTTAGGTGAAGATGCTTTACAAATTCAACTGGTGCAAATATCTATTGCTGGTTTAGTTGGCATCGGCGTTTTTGCTGTGATTGTTGCCATGATGAAATTACCAGAGATCGAGATTTTTGTATCTCGTCTGCGTGAGCGCTTTTTGAGAAGATAA
- a CDS encoding outer membrane beta-barrel protein: MKLTKLLASTIAVASVVLSAGIASAQNVPTQETAARGMNGSYVGAGVSAGVTNGGRQNDAATLGGNVQGRYAVPNAPVSVRGSVLFGGDSTAIIPTLTYDAPIAKNTNVYIGGGYAFQTNEGYASQLGNKNAPVLTVGAETQVAKNTVLYGDAKWGIDAYRGSDSDALSLQAGVGYRF, translated from the coding sequence ATGAAACTTACAAAATTACTCGCTTCTACAATTGCTGTTGCTTCCGTTGTTCTTTCTGCAGGTATTGCTTCAGCTCAAAACGTTCCAACTCAAGAAACTGCAGCACGTGGTATGAACGGTAGCTACGTTGGTGCTGGTGTTTCTGCTGGCGTCACCAATGGCGGAAGACAAAATGATGCAGCTACATTAGGTGGAAATGTTCAAGGACGGTACGCTGTTCCTAATGCGCCTGTTTCTGTTCGCGGTTCTGTTTTGTTTGGTGGTGATTCAACGGCAATTATACCAACATTAACATACGATGCCCCCATCGCGAAAAACACTAACGTTTACATCGGTGGTGGTTACGCTTTTCAGACTAATGAAGGTTATGCAAGCCAATTGGGAAATAAGAATGCACCTGTCTTAACTGTTGGTGCAGAAACACAAGTTGCGAAAAACACCGTTCTCTATGGTGATGCCAAGTGGGGTATTGACGCTTATAGGGGCAGTGATTCTGACGCCCTTAGCTTACAAGCCGGGGTTGGTTACCGCTTCTAA